A genomic window from Nocardioides sp. BP30 includes:
- a CDS encoding family 78 glycoside hydrolase catalytic domain has protein sequence MFTFPSPGPAALRRCRTAAVVLTAAGLALAGTTASAAQPVHAAATTPAAVTVHGLRIDDRTDQPLGVDDTSPTLSWQLDGSGAVATQTAYEVRAVDETQKLLWDSGEVASAQQKATYAGTALTSREDVSWQVRVWDGNGVPSAWSAPSAFEMGLLQQSDWGDAQWIQSPPPPLNRGVSIDVGAQSAQYVRIDVTKLGLPINESSYGLVSRVMLSEIQVLDATGTNVALGGSVSVYDQYACPGCGTKLLTDGKIISPGYASRQSSTQDLTQAKWIQINLGAVKSFDQVVLYPRTDARLADGQIPDFPVNFTIAASTTSNTGSTPAAGTVIKTITDEPNPPGPDIDNPLPIFAKPFTTSKQVADARLYIAGAGQYDATINGKPVTDTVLNPGVTNPLRSEQYGTYDVTKLVQGGENTIGVALGNGQTDVYPQTNAAAGRNDVYTKFNSTPIPNGTLTAAVAAGDTTVSLSGVGGYSVGDTVNVDTGDGGTRLESRKVSAVNTTTNTLTVATAFGQGHASGATVLGSGSPTVGEMTVSPRLIARLELTYSDGTTSTVATDPTWQVKDGPTITDNWYAGEDYDARAVQAGWNEPGADLSAAQGWGDSSITSPPSLDTKLVWREAPPVRVQKTFTPVSIKKVADGDWSFDLGQNFAGMPQLHLPAGNDIPAGTVIRLTPGETASGNGAVSTASAGSATGILDTYTTSGDPKGETWSPTFMYHGFQYVEVSGLPADFVPDDTTLVGLQTNADVPSGGNVTTSDTLINTIHSMSEYSIRSNMQSIFTDCPTREKLGWLADMIQSMGAIHSDFDVSAFLRTTEQNMLESQQPSGLVPGTAPEFPNFGGGYRDDVNWGGAFILTPYELWKTYGDTDTMARFYAPMQAYLAYIRAQIDPTTGLLVSGLGDWIAGDTTTPKTATGTYGLYMLATDLAAMATQLGHTADAADYTALASSLGTAFNKAFYDAASKSFTTDGTDSTTGSQTLDALPLAMGIVPAADKDAVLDDLEKRIYAYHPDTDGDGSSSGPHMSGGEVGLQPTYEVLMDNGRSDVLWDVLQEPSAPSYQNFVAAGRTTIPESWDMAGSQNHMILLQIDEWFNAGLAGIQQAADSAGFDDVVIKPQPVGTLDHVSGDRQTPHGAVTSQWTRNEDGTLDLDVTIPANTTGEVWVPNLGKGTGAPAGATFVRDATEGDTAYTVYSVGAGSYSFTGGISALTSTVAPQITGVAKVGQKLTADAGSWNHQPSDLTYQWLRDGDPIPGATDATYQVVAADRGAELSVKVTASAHGLSDASATSGSITIGAGTLLPTALPTISGTAKVGSRLTATAGAWPAGTAVSYQWTRDGRPVAGATGARYTLTAADATAAVSVRVTATRDGYTTATAESHAVLVAPGTFANTHRPKVKGAAKVGHRLKAKKAAFSPRPSRVTYQWYRNGKPIHGATAATYKAVTSDAGHRVKVAVTAHAAGYDDLTVKSVAVKVRR, from the coding sequence TGCCGCACAGCGGCCGTCGTCCTGACAGCAGCGGGTCTGGCCCTCGCGGGCACCACCGCTTCCGCGGCCCAGCCCGTCCACGCCGCGGCGACCACGCCGGCGGCCGTGACGGTCCACGGGCTGCGCATCGACGACCGCACCGACCAGCCGCTCGGTGTCGACGACACCAGCCCGACCCTCAGCTGGCAGCTCGACGGCAGCGGCGCCGTCGCGACGCAGACGGCGTACGAGGTCCGTGCCGTCGACGAGACCCAGAAGCTGCTGTGGGACTCCGGCGAGGTCGCCAGCGCCCAGCAGAAGGCGACGTACGCGGGCACAGCGTTGACCTCGCGCGAGGACGTCTCCTGGCAGGTGCGGGTGTGGGACGGCAACGGCGTCCCCTCCGCCTGGAGCGCACCCTCCGCGTTCGAGATGGGCCTGCTGCAGCAGTCGGACTGGGGTGACGCGCAGTGGATCCAGTCCCCGCCGCCGCCGCTCAACCGAGGCGTCTCGATCGATGTCGGCGCGCAGAGCGCGCAGTACGTCCGCATCGATGTCACCAAGCTCGGGCTGCCCATCAACGAGTCGTCCTACGGCCTCGTCTCGCGCGTGATGCTCTCCGAGATCCAGGTGCTCGACGCCACCGGGACCAACGTCGCCCTCGGCGGAAGCGTGTCCGTCTACGACCAGTACGCCTGCCCCGGATGCGGTACCAAGCTCCTGACCGACGGCAAGATCATCAGCCCCGGCTACGCGAGCCGGCAGTCGAGCACCCAGGACCTCACCCAGGCCAAGTGGATCCAGATCAACCTCGGAGCGGTGAAGAGCTTCGACCAGGTCGTCCTCTACCCGCGCACCGACGCCCGTCTCGCGGACGGTCAGATCCCCGACTTCCCGGTGAACTTCACCATCGCGGCCTCGACCACCTCGAACACCGGGTCGACCCCGGCCGCCGGCACGGTGATCAAGACGATCACCGACGAGCCGAACCCGCCGGGTCCGGACATCGACAACCCGCTGCCGATCTTCGCCAAGCCCTTCACGACCAGCAAGCAGGTCGCCGACGCGCGGCTCTACATCGCCGGTGCCGGCCAGTACGACGCGACCATCAACGGCAAGCCGGTCACCGACACGGTCCTCAACCCCGGGGTGACCAACCCGCTGCGCTCGGAGCAGTACGGCACCTACGACGTCACCAAGCTCGTCCAGGGGGGTGAGAACACCATCGGCGTCGCGCTGGGCAATGGCCAGACCGACGTCTACCCGCAGACCAACGCGGCCGCCGGGCGCAACGACGTCTACACGAAGTTCAACTCGACACCGATCCCGAACGGAACCCTGACCGCTGCGGTCGCAGCGGGCGACACCACGGTGTCGCTCTCAGGCGTCGGCGGCTACTCGGTGGGCGACACCGTGAACGTCGACACCGGTGACGGCGGCACCCGGCTGGAGTCGCGCAAGGTCAGCGCCGTGAACACGACCACCAACACCCTGACGGTCGCGACGGCGTTCGGCCAGGGCCACGCCTCCGGCGCGACCGTCCTCGGATCGGGCTCCCCGACGGTCGGTGAGATGACCGTCTCGCCGCGCCTGATCGCCCGGTTGGAGCTGACCTACAGCGACGGCACGACCAGCACCGTCGCGACCGACCCCACCTGGCAGGTCAAGGACGGCCCGACGATCACCGACAACTGGTACGCCGGCGAGGACTACGACGCCCGTGCCGTCCAAGCCGGCTGGAACGAGCCGGGCGCCGACCTCTCGGCCGCCCAGGGCTGGGGCGACTCCTCGATCACCTCACCGCCGTCGCTGGACACCAAGCTGGTCTGGCGTGAGGCGCCGCCGGTGCGGGTGCAGAAGACCTTCACCCCTGTCTCGATCAAGAAGGTCGCGGACGGCGACTGGTCCTTCGACCTCGGTCAGAACTTCGCCGGCATGCCCCAGCTGCACCTGCCCGCCGGGAACGACATCCCGGCCGGCACGGTGATCCGACTGACGCCGGGTGAGACGGCCAGCGGCAACGGTGCCGTCAGCACCGCCTCGGCGGGCTCGGCGACGGGCATCCTCGACACCTACACCACCTCGGGCGACCCGAAGGGGGAGACCTGGTCGCCGACCTTCATGTACCACGGTTTCCAGTACGTCGAGGTCAGCGGCCTACCGGCCGACTTCGTCCCCGACGACACCACCCTCGTCGGCCTGCAGACCAACGCCGACGTGCCCTCGGGCGGCAACGTGACGACCAGCGACACGCTGATCAACACGATCCACTCGATGTCGGAGTACTCGATCCGCTCCAACATGCAGTCGATCTTCACCGACTGCCCCACCCGCGAGAAGCTCGGCTGGCTGGCCGACATGATCCAGTCGATGGGGGCGATCCACTCCGACTTCGACGTCTCGGCGTTCTTGCGCACCACCGAGCAGAACATGCTCGAGTCGCAGCAGCCGAGTGGCCTCGTCCCGGGGACGGCGCCGGAGTTCCCGAACTTCGGTGGCGGCTACCGCGACGACGTCAACTGGGGCGGTGCGTTCATCCTGACGCCCTACGAGCTGTGGAAGACCTACGGCGACACCGACACGATGGCGAGGTTCTACGCCCCGATGCAGGCCTACCTCGCCTACATCCGAGCGCAGATCGACCCGACCACGGGTCTGCTCGTCAGCGGCTTGGGCGACTGGATCGCCGGTGACACCACCACGCCGAAGACGGCCACCGGCACCTACGGCCTGTACATGCTCGCCACCGACCTCGCCGCGATGGCGACCCAGCTGGGCCACACCGCCGATGCGGCCGACTACACCGCTCTCGCGTCAAGTCTGGGAACGGCCTTCAACAAGGCTTTCTACGACGCGGCGTCGAAGTCCTTCACGACCGACGGAACCGACAGCACCACAGGCTCGCAGACGTTGGACGCGCTGCCCCTGGCGATGGGCATCGTCCCGGCGGCCGACAAGGATGCGGTCCTCGACGACCTCGAGAAGCGGATCTACGCCTACCACCCCGACACCGACGGCGACGGGTCCAGCTCCGGCCCGCACATGTCCGGTGGCGAGGTCGGCCTGCAGCCGACGTACGAGGTCCTGATGGACAACGGCCGCAGCGACGTGCTGTGGGACGTGCTCCAGGAGCCGTCGGCGCCGAGCTATCAGAACTTCGTCGCCGCGGGCCGCACCACGATCCCCGAGTCCTGGGACATGGCCGGCTCGCAGAACCACATGATCCTGCTGCAGATCGACGAGTGGTTCAACGCCGGCCTGGCCGGCATCCAGCAGGCGGCGGACTCGGCCGGGTTCGACGACGTGGTGATCAAGCCGCAGCCGGTCGGCACCCTGGACCACGTCTCCGGCGACCGCCAGACCCCGCACGGGGCAGTGACCAGCCAGTGGACCAGGAACGAGGACGGCACCCTCGACCTGGACGTCACGATTCCCGCCAACACCACCGGCGAGGTCTGGGTCCCGAACCTTGGCAAGGGGACCGGAGCGCCGGCCGGCGCCACCTTCGTCCGCGACGCCACCGAGGGCGACACCGCCTACACCGTCTACTCGGTCGGCGCTGGAAGCTACAGCTTCACCGGTGGCATCAGTGCCTTGACCTCGACGGTGGCTCCGCAGATCACCGGCGTGGCCAAGGTCGGCCAGAAGCTCACCGCCGACGCCGGCAGCTGGAACCACCAGCCGAGCGACCTGACCTACCAGTGGCTGCGTGACGGCGACCCGATCCCGGGGGCGACCGACGCGACCTACCAGGTGGTGGCGGCCGACCGGGGGGCCGAGCTCTCGGTCAAGGTGACGGCCTCGGCGCACGGGCTCAGCGACGCCTCGGCGACCAGTGGGTCGATCACGATCGGCGCGGGCACCCTGCTGCCGACGGCACTGCCGACGATCAGCGGTACGGCGAAGGTCGGGTCGCGGTTGACCGCCACCGCGGGTGCCTGGCCGGCCGGCACCGCGGTCAGCTACCAGTGGACCCGCGACGGCAGGCCCGTCGCCGGTGCCACGGGTGCGCGCTACACGCTGACCGCGGCGGACGCCACCGCCGCCGTCTCGGTGAGGGTCACCGCGACGCGGGACGGCTACACCACGGCCACGGCCGAGAGCCACGCAGTCCTCGTCGCGCCGGGTACCTTCGCCAACACGCATCGACCCAAGGTGAAGGGCGCAGCGAAGGTCGGGCACAGGCTGAAGGCCAAGAAGGCAGCCTTCTCGCCGAGGCCGAGCCGGGTGACCTACCAGTGGTACCGCAACGGCAAGCCGATTCACGGCGCCACCGCAGCGACCTACAAGGCCGTCACGTCGGACGCGGGTCACCGCGTCAAGGTGGCCGTGACGGCGCACGCGGCCGGCTACGACGACCTCACGGTCAAGAGCGTCGCCGTGAAGGTCAGGCGCTGA
- a CDS encoding alpha/beta hydrolase: MTLLDSAPTFTDVRVPRDARAIVLLLHGGAVHGTQPVDGRNLSWQRARWLLRDVTPRLRRDRIGGVLLRYRVKGWNAAPGGEPAPVQDARWALERLSEQYDVPIVLAGHSMGARTAVAVADAPGVRGVVALAPWLGPGDSADHLSGKVLRAAHGSMDRITSPAATAAFVERARRTSDATFTDMGPVGHYLLRRVRAWNAFTVASVREILAAPPH; this comes from the coding sequence GTGACCCTTCTCGACAGCGCCCCGACGTTCACCGACGTACGGGTGCCCCGCGACGCGCGTGCGATCGTCCTGCTCCTCCACGGTGGTGCCGTGCACGGCACCCAGCCGGTCGACGGCCGGAACCTGTCGTGGCAGCGTGCCCGGTGGCTCCTGCGCGACGTCACGCCGAGGCTGCGCCGCGACCGGATCGGCGGGGTGCTGCTGCGCTACCGGGTCAAGGGCTGGAACGCCGCACCCGGCGGTGAGCCGGCGCCGGTCCAGGACGCGCGGTGGGCGCTGGAGCGGCTGAGCGAGCAGTACGACGTCCCGATCGTCCTGGCCGGTCACTCGATGGGCGCCCGGACCGCCGTCGCGGTGGCCGACGCGCCTGGGGTGCGCGGGGTGGTCGCCCTCGCCCCCTGGCTCGGCCCCGGCGACAGTGCCGACCACCTCTCCGGCAAGGTGCTGCGTGCCGCCCACGGCAGCATGGACCGGATCACCTCCCCCGCCGCAACGGCCGCGTTCGTCGAGCGGGCCCGCCGGACCTCGGATGCGACCTTCACCGACATGGGGCCGGTCGGGCACTACCTGCTGCGCAGGGTCCGGGCCTGGAACGCCTTCACCGTGGCGAGCGTTCGCGAGATCCTCGCCGCACCGCCGCACTAG
- a CDS encoding S1C family serine protease, whose translation MARRPRSGPVVLAVVALLGGVVGGGVVALIGWWSGWATHESSSTASCSVAPVAERTLPSVVTISAHTSTGSGTGSGVVTRLSGVAGTVIVTNEHVVFPGGATTGAAPQLTLTYADGSTASATLLGADQLTDLAVLRPAADAPKAPAIPIGSSADLRVGDPVIALGAPLGLSSTVTSGIVSATDRYVRVPSDTGAAAHLIDAVQTDAAINPGNSGGALTDCSGRLVGINSAGASPGGESGSSGLGFAIPVDFAVPTARELAANGSVDRPVLGLQVQTVRSSLTDPAAETRLMIEQVEPGGAAQRGGLEAGDVILSVDGSPVHSSDDLVQAQLKATVGDRLKVTVLRDGKQVSTTLTMS comes from the coding sequence GTGGCTCGCCGGCCCCGGTCGGGACCGGTGGTCCTCGCCGTGGTGGCCCTCCTCGGAGGGGTCGTCGGCGGCGGGGTGGTCGCGCTGATCGGCTGGTGGAGCGGCTGGGCCACCCACGAGAGCTCCTCGACCGCCTCCTGCTCGGTCGCCCCGGTCGCCGAGCGGACGCTGCCGTCGGTCGTCACCATTAGCGCGCATACGTCGACGGGCTCCGGCACGGGCTCCGGCGTCGTGACCCGGCTGTCGGGTGTCGCCGGCACGGTGATCGTCACCAACGAGCATGTCGTCTTCCCCGGCGGCGCGACGACCGGCGCCGCGCCGCAGCTCACGCTGACCTACGCCGACGGCAGCACCGCGTCGGCCACGCTCCTGGGCGCCGACCAGCTGACCGACCTCGCCGTTCTCCGCCCCGCGGCCGACGCCCCGAAGGCGCCGGCCATCCCGATCGGCTCCTCCGCCGATCTGCGGGTGGGCGACCCGGTGATCGCCCTCGGTGCCCCGCTCGGGCTCAGCTCCACGGTGACCAGCGGGATCGTCAGTGCGACGGACCGCTACGTGCGGGTGCCCAGCGACACCGGTGCCGCCGCCCACCTGATCGACGCCGTGCAGACCGATGCGGCCATCAACCCGGGCAACAGCGGTGGAGCACTCACCGACTGCTCGGGTCGCCTCGTCGGGATCAACTCCGCGGGCGCATCCCCGGGCGGGGAGAGCGGCAGCAGCGGTCTGGGCTTCGCGATCCCGGTGGACTTCGCCGTACCGACCGCTCGGGAGCTCGCCGCGAACGGCAGTGTCGACCGCCCGGTGCTCGGGCTCCAGGTGCAGACGGTGCGGTCCTCGCTGACCGACCCGGCCGCCGAGACCAGGCTGATGATCGAGCAGGTCGAGCCCGGCGGCGCCGCCCAGCGCGGAGGTCTCGAGGCGGGTGATGTGATCCTCAGCGTCGACGGCTCACCCGTGCACAGCAGCGACGATCTCGTGCAGGCGCAGCTCAAGGCCACGGTCGGTGACCGGCTGAAGGTGACGGTGCTCCGCGACGGCAAGCAGGTCTCGACCACCCTGACCATGTCCTAG
- a CDS encoding SURF1 family protein: protein MPHDPTPRWWSARLWGVHALGTFVVVATVLLGWWQWDVSEGHKADKSDSLAHATPVPLSDIMGNNDAFPGAETGRPAVLQGTWVPSGTVYVSGHQGGYWVATPLAIGTSATAPAMYVVRGWVAEPKDAPAAPTGAAKLVGWVQPPEDGGLTDDDTRDDVLPELAISDAMNHVSQDLYSGYAVVADREPGWPAADAATNDGTAGLRAAQVNSMPEASFTTGLRNLLYALEWWVFGLFALYVWWRYVRDVTHPKIADEGADEAAQEHAVPSGS from the coding sequence GTGCCGCACGACCCGACTCCCCGGTGGTGGAGCGCCCGCCTGTGGGGCGTCCATGCGCTGGGCACGTTCGTCGTCGTCGCCACCGTGCTGCTGGGCTGGTGGCAGTGGGACGTCTCCGAGGGCCACAAGGCCGACAAGAGCGACTCGCTCGCCCATGCCACGCCGGTCCCGCTGAGCGACATCATGGGCAACAACGACGCGTTCCCCGGCGCCGAGACCGGCCGCCCCGCGGTCCTGCAGGGCACCTGGGTGCCGTCCGGCACCGTCTACGTCAGCGGCCACCAGGGCGGCTACTGGGTGGCCACGCCGCTGGCGATCGGCACCAGCGCCACCGCCCCGGCGATGTACGTCGTGCGCGGCTGGGTCGCGGAGCCGAAGGACGCGCCGGCCGCACCCACCGGTGCTGCCAAGCTGGTCGGCTGGGTGCAACCACCCGAGGACGGCGGCCTGACGGACGACGACACCCGTGACGACGTCCTGCCCGAGCTCGCGATCTCGGACGCGATGAACCATGTCAGCCAGGACCTCTACAGCGGGTACGCCGTCGTCGCCGACCGCGAGCCCGGCTGGCCGGCCGCCGATGCGGCCACCAACGACGGCACCGCCGGCCTCCGGGCCGCCCAGGTCAACTCCATGCCCGAGGCCAGCTTCACCACCGGTCTGCGCAACCTGCTCTACGCGCTGGAGTGGTGGGTCTTCGGCCTGTTCGCTCTCTACGTGTGGTGGCGCTATGTGCGCGACGTCACCCATCCCAAGATCGCCGACGAGG